The Dermacentor albipictus isolate Rhodes 1998 colony chromosome 2, USDA_Dalb.pri_finalv2, whole genome shotgun sequence genome has a segment encoding these proteins:
- the LOC135910972 gene encoding RNA-binding protein 14-like, with the protein MVGPENHPSLPKPLPVPVLCVQRRPGTRTRLPPPGKPGPPAALVADRDIRNPEPLKRNRVRLLFASNSHGQDNLRNVAIRTCIILALATRVFAGFCDCGVGLAATSAVRAVPHATSIAPAIATPVDTYATGPAATKSASTYTTAPVVAAASAVRKVASSDAAAPAVPKVASTYSAPPAVTKVATTTAPAVTKVTTTNATAAAIGFLDESAAASYGAAPFVFAGAALTNFASSYANAPAVAAATKGPVSSYAAAPALAKFGTSYADTPAADAVAQAPFASYAAAPGLAKFGTSYAATSAADAVAQATFASYAAAPAFAKFGTSYAATPAADAVTQAPFASYAAAPALAKFGTSYAPTPAADAVAQAPFAIYAAAPALAKFGTSYAPTPAADAVAQAPFAIYAAAPALAKFGTSYAATPAADAVTQAHFASYDAAPALTNLHYTADAAVANNTHNSPVAAYSTVPDVHNGVGAGIIAAPALALDQAVPAVTAVSAVPALAAYPIPVYYGYGVGALGYGVGDYSYGHGLLGYGLNYGYGLGTPFHYGVLLRKKCTYDIVQYTDRLKILAKLHYANGH; encoded by the exons ATGGTAGGACCTGAAAATCATCCAAGCTTGCCAAAGCCTCTTCCTGTCCCCGTACTCTGCGTCCAGAGGAGACCTGGAACTCGCACAAGGCTCCCGCCACCGGGCAAGCCAGGGCCACCAGCTGCTC TTGTGGCCGACCGGGATATTCGGAACCCGGAGCCCCTGAAACGCAACCGAGTCCGCCTTCTGTTCGCTTCCAACAGCCACGGGCAAGACAACCTCCGAAACGTTGCG ATCCGTACTTGCATCATTCTAGCTCTTGCCACTAGAGTTTTCGCTGGATTTTGTGACTGTGGGGTCGGCTTGGCTGCCACCTCGGCAGTCAGAGCTGTTCCGCACGCTACTTCAATAGCTCCTGCCATTGCCACTCCGGTTGACACGTACGCCACTGGTCCAGCCGCCACCAAGTCTGCAAGCACCTACACCACTGCTCCAGTTGTCGCTGCTGCTTCAGCTGTCAGGAAAGTCGCCTCTTCCGACGCCGCAGCTCCAGCTGTCCCCAAGGTTGCCTCAACCTACTCTGCTCCTCCAGCTGTCACCAAAGTTGCCaccaccactgctccagctgtcACCAAGGTCACCACTACTAATGCCACGGCTGCAGCTATTGGCTTTCTCGATGAATCCGCAGCTGCCAGCTATGGTGCTGCTCCTTTTGTTTTCGCTGGAGCAGCCTTGACGAATTTCGCTTCCAGCTACGCCAACGCTCCAGCAGTGGCCGCTGCCACTAAAGGTCCAGTTTCCAGCTATGCCGCAGCTCCAGCCTTGGCCAAGTTTGGTACCAGCTACGCCGATACTCCAGCTGCTGATGCTGTCGCCCAAGCCCCGTTTGCCAGTTATGCCGCAGCTCCAGGCTTGGCCAAGTTTGGTACCAGCTACGCCGCTACTTCAGCTGCTGATGCTGTCGCCCAAGCCACGTTTGCCAGCTATGCCGCAGCTCCAGCCTTCGCCAAGTTTGGTACCAGCTACGCCGCTACTCCAGCTGCTGATGCTGTCACCCAAGCCCCGTTTGCCAGCTATGCCGCAGCTCCAGCCTTGGCCAAGTTTGGTACCAGCTACGCCCCTACTCCAGCTGCTGATGCTGTCGCCCAAGCCCCGTTTGCCATCTATGCCGCAGCTCCAGCCTTGGCCAAGTTTGGTACCAGCTACGCCCCTACTCCAGCTGCTGATGCTGTCGCCCAAGCCCCGTTTGCCATCTATGCCGCAGCTCCAGCCTTGGCCAAGTTTGGTACCAGCTACGCTGCTACTCCAGCTGCTGATGCTGTCACCCAAGCCCATTTTGCCAGTTATGACGCTGCTCCAGCCCTAACCAACTTACACTACACTGCTGATGCAGCTGTTGCTAACAACACGCACAATTCACCAGTTGCCGCCTACTCCACAGTTCCTGATGTGCATAATGGTGTTGGTGCTGGCATTATCGCTGCCCCAGCCCTCGCGTTAGACCAAGCTGTCCCAGCCGTCACCGCCGTGTCTGCTGTCCCAGCTCTTGCTGCCTACCCCATTCCAGTCTACTATGGCTACGGTGTTGGAGCCCTCGGCTATGGTGTTGGCGACTACAGTTACGGCCATGGTCTCCTTGGTTACGGACTGAATTACGGCTACGGCCTTGGCACTCCATTCCATTACGGTGTTCTCCTGCGAAAGAAATGTACGTATGATATTGTTCAATATACAGATAGGCTCAAAATCTTAGCGAAGCTTCATTATGCGAACGGACACTGA